In Lolium rigidum isolate FL_2022 chromosome 7, APGP_CSIRO_Lrig_0.1, whole genome shotgun sequence, the DNA window gaagaaaaatttagtcctcgcatagaaggtttggatgatcatccaagtagtcactccatgggttgggcaatttttaaccagagatttcattctttcccaagcttgagcaacatgttcagtatctaattgtttgaaattcattatgctactcctcaaagatataattttagcagggggataatatctaccaataaaagcatccttgcatttagtccatgaatcaatactattcttaggcagagatagcaaccaatctttagctcttcctcttaatgagaaagggaacaattttagtttaataatatcaccatctacatctttatatttttgcatttcacatagttcaacaaaattattaagatgggcagcagcatcatcgaactaacaccagtaaaattactctttcataacaagattcaagaaagcgagtttaatttcaaagaattctgctgtagtagcaggtggagcaataggtgtgcataagaaatcattattatttgtgctagtgaagtcacacaacttagtattttcagcgttggccattttagcaacagtaaataaagcaaactagataaagtaaatgcaagtaaactaatttttttgtgtttttggtgtagcaaacaagatagcaaataaagtaaaactagcaactaatttttttgtattttgatttagtgcagcaaacaaagtagtaaataaaactaagcaagacaaaaacaaagtaaagagattgagaagtggagactccccttgcagcgtgtcttgatctccaccgcaacggcgccgtaaaagagcttgatggcgtgtatttcacacgttcgttgggcaaccccaagaggaaggtatgatgcgcacagcagcaagttttccctcggaaagaaaccaaggtttatcgaaccaggaggagccaagaagcacgttgaaggttgatggcggcgggatgtagtgcggcgcaacaccgtagattccggcgccaacgtggaacccgcacaacacaaccaaagtactttgccccaacgaaacagtgaggttgtcaatctcaccggcttgctgtaacaaaggattaaccgtattgtgtggaagatgattgtttgcagagaaaatagtaaaaacaagtattgcagcagatttatatttcagtattaaagaatggaccggggtccacagttcactagaggtgtctctcccataagataaaagcatgttgggtgaacaaattacagtcgggcaattgacaaatagagagggcataacaatgcacatacatgacatgataagtatagtgagatttaattgggcattacgacaaagtacatagaccgccatccaaccgcatctatgcctaaaaagtccaccttcaggttatcgtccgaacccctccaagtattaagttgcaaacaacgagacaattgcattaagtatggtgcgtaatgtaatcaacaactacatccttggacatagcgccaatgttttatccctagtggcaacagacacaacacaaccttaggggtttcgtcactccccagtgtcaatgcggcatgaacccactatcgagcataagtactccctcttggagttaaaagtaaaaacttggccgagcctctactagaaacggagagcatgcaagatcataaacaacacatgtataataacttgataattaacatgacatagtattctctatccatcggatcccgacaaacacaacatatagaattacggatagatgatcttgatcatgttaggcagctcacaagatccaacaatgaagcacaatgaggagaagacaaccatctagctactgctatggacccatagtccaggggtagactactcacacatcacaccggaggcgaccatggcggcgtagagtcctccgggagatgattcccctctccggcagggtgccggaggcgatctcctggatcccccgagatgggatcggtggcgacggcgtctctggaaggttttccgtatcgtggctctcggtactgggggtttcgtcacggaggctttaagtaggcggaagggcaagtcaagaggcggcacgggggcccacaccataggccggcgcggccaggggtggggccgcgccgccctagggtttggccaccccgtggcccctcttcgtctcgtcttcggacttccggaagcttcgtggaaaaataggcccccgggctttgatttcgtccaattccgagaatatttccttactaggatttctgaaaccaaaaacagcagaaaacaaagaatcggcacttcggcatcttgttaataggttagttccagaaaatgcacgaatatgacataaagtgtgcataaaacatgtagataacatcaataatgtggcatggaacataagaaattatcgatacgtcggtacAACCGCCGGTGGCGAGAGGAGAGGGCGTGTGAGAACGGTGGAGAGTGAGAGGGGAGACATGCTGTGAGGGGATTTATGGCGCGCTTTGTGGATGCGTCGCAACGTCTACCGCTCTTCCCGACTCATGCATGTTTTTTCCCACGTTGTGCTCGCCAACGCCTGGGCACAGAGGAACGGTGGAATCGAACCTACCTCGCGGGCTAACTTTTGCCTGCATATGGGCTATTTTAAGAAGCGTGTTGTGCAGGGAATCTTTTTCTCCGTGGGTAACCAAACACACGAAACTTGGTCCAGTAGTGGGTGCGAGAAAATACTTtgcgagcaaccaatgaagcccgTGGGCCTGacttctatatatattttttttttgcaaataggactttggcattaaaagaaacaacgAATAGTAAAGCACCtcaagaaaaatgaaaattacaacaggatccttgagaagcccttcatcttcaaccttcagacagtgtcgacagcgcgccgccgctgccgcttctccttgagtcggcctgacgttgttggttgcggacgggaagtcgccgaacgggtcAAAAAAACCACATCCGTCccagagacgaagaagaaggaaaaactgccgatgaagctccttgacgatccgaagatccccacagctagacgaaatcctcgaagaccataccactcccacaagcctctcgacgttgccgccgagatggggttgaagttggggagaccttattgcacgagacgccgccaccaccacctaatCGCCGCCCTTACAAACCTTAACCCtaaaaacgaagaacgaaaccctCAAAATAGGGAGCGGAGCCCTCCCACCGACGAGGGCCGAGATCCACCGCGCCTCCATGACCTAAAGGCCACAGAGACGAGGCGatcagcggcggcgccggcacGAGGCACGAGTCCGAGGACCTCTATTAGAAGCAAAGAAGAACAAGATGGAATttgcaagaaaaaaaaagagagggtTTCTTCTGCTTTGAAAAAGCTTGTGATGTTTTAGTGGCTTTTTCCTGTTCTGGTTTCATCCCAGTCTTGTATATATATTAGTCCAGGAACTGTTAGCCAGTCACCTACGCTACATACGCTAGGAGTAGGCGGCATTTTTTACTTGATGTTGCACCTGGATGCCGGTTTCTGTTTTCCGTTATGCTTTATAATGAGAATCAATCTCTCGAAAAAAATGGATAGTCAAGGATAATTGTAGGCTTTTTTTGGGGAAAGCCATGCGGCGCGCATGGATCATTGCAGGTTGATGCCGCACCCATGCTAAGCAACAAGCTTGTGAAAAGTTACCGTTAATAAGTTCTTTTGCCTCCGTTTTAAAGTAAGAAAGAAAGTTGGTGATATATGCATTTGGGTGGTGTGTGCGTGGCTGCGTGCCTTGAGATGGACGGCACTAGGCAGGCCACCCTCTCATCATATGGTCGCCATCGGATCGGCCATGCCATGCACAATTAATGTTGAGATCGGAGGTAGCTAAAGAACCTGGTAAGGTAACTTTTGGAGCACATTTAGCTACGACTATGCCATATGAGGAGGAGGATCTGCCGCTTTATATCATGATATGTTTCTTGGTTGCAAAGTGTGCTAACTGTGATTGAAACGGCTTAGTTAGGTAACTGGCATCGCCCACAGAGACATGAGAACTGGACAAAGCCCaccgtaagagcatgtctaacagacccctgaaAGGGtcaaccccgtaaaataaccgccgatatacggggtaggcctctacccggccgtctagcagatccCGTAAAATAGCCTTCACATCGATTTTTTACAGTTTCGGCTAGGAGGTGGCTTCTAGCCCCCTACTTGTACGGGGCtggaggctgaatacagggccaaccccccAATCGTGGCGCGCTGAACTTTCAGGAAATCGCAACTGCACCCGCCGTCAATCTGCAGTTGCACGGGCGTGCTCCGCCATGGAGCCCCGCTGGTGCGCCCATATGCGCGCGTGGTGGGTCTCCCTGCCTTCGGCGACCGCGCCTTGGCGCGGCTTGTGTGCGCACGCGGCCTGGGAGGCGCGTGTGCGGGCGGCCAGCCGGCCGGGCGGCTGCGGGACGAGGCGAGCGCGCGGGCGCGGGTGGGGCAAGCATGCGGCCGGGCGGGGGCGAGGCGGCGCGCGTGCTCGCTGGCTAGGCGCGAGCAGCACGGCGCGGGTGGCGGTCGGCCGGGCGGGTGCGGGGCAGGGGCCGTCCGACAGCCCGAATGGGTGGGGGCGCGGCGAGCGGCGCCGAAGCAGGCCGGCGGTCGGCGGGGCgggtgggggcggcggccggccggggtgGGGCAGGGGCAAtggctgaaggaggaagaagaggaaaaaaagaaaaaaaattgattAAAAAAGGCATATTCTAGGAATATGCCCTTTTACAGTTTAGGGATACGGAGTCTGCTAGATtggacgagttttcggccgatcgaaatcgaatacagggccctctacttgtGTTATACGGGGCAAAAATTTAGtggatctgttagacatgctctaaataACCATCCTTATGTAGCTACAAGCCTATATGATTAGCATCGTCATAAGGCACTGTCTTTTAATTCTAGCTTTTGAATTTGACCCCAGTCACTAACACCTTGACATgacccctctaaaggttgtccaatTCTCTTCTTCAAAGGTCAAGTCGAGACTGGGGACGTGCTCGTCATGCTATTATGCCGATTGTATCAGAGCTCATTTAGCCTGTAAAGTGAACCGTTCTATAGCAGAACGGCAAATGCGTATATGTAACAGTAGCACAATACAAACATAAGAACAGTGGGATACTCGCGCTCCAAATCTATCGCAAACACTACTGAAGTGATGTAACTTGTAAGAAAACTACATATCCCGGCCAGCTATCCAGCAGTTATAGTACATATTTACATTACAGAACTGCTGCCCTTGCCGTTATCCATGTCCACGGAGTTACATTCCATGTAACTACAGTTTGTATGCTAGCACTCTGTATATACGGTAGTTTTCTATGTCTGTCGCTCCTGTATAACCAATGGCCTCTTGTAGTACCTCAGCAGCAGGGACCAGCAGACGACACTGACGGAGGATGCCGCCATCGCAGCTCCGGCGACCCAGGGTGGCAGGCGGAACCGGGTTGACGGGAACAGCACCCCAGCAGCGATCGGTATGCCCATGATGTTGTAGCCGAGAGCCCAGACGTAGTTCATCCGTATGCGGAAGAAGGTCTTCCTGGACAGATCGATGGCAGTGATCACATCCTCCAAGTTGCTCTTCATGAGGACGATGTCCGCAGCTTCGATGGCAACGTCGGTGCCTGCGCCAATCGCCATCCCGACGTCAGCTGCCACCAGCGCTGGGGAGTCGTTGATTCCATCACCAACCATCCCTACTGTTTTTCCAGACAGCTGCAGTAATCAGGATTCAAAGGCGGTGAGTAGATGCGTGCATGGCTGTACGACAGCAGCATGAAAGCGATAAAAAGAGCGAGGATAGATAGCACTTTGAGATAAAGCAAGAGGAGCTCACCTGAAGTTCCTTCACCTTCTCAGCCTTGTGCTCTGGTTTTGCTTCAGCCATGATATTTTCGATGCCAACCTCTCTGCCGATGGCTTTGGCAGTTCCCCAGTTGTCCCCGGTCACCATTATACACTCCACTTTCATTGACTTGAGGTATGATATCACTTCATGAGCATTTGGCTTTATTGGATCAGACACAGCGATTATGCCCACAACTTCTTGATCCATAGCCACGATGATCCCAGTCTGCgcgttatcttcttcttccatCAGTATTTCTGAAGCTTCCACAGGGATGTCGATGCCTAGTGACAACATAAAGCTCTTGTTGCCCACAATGACACTCTTGTCACTGATATTTGCCTTGACGCCGTGTCCAGTGACCGAAAGGAAATCCCTTGCTTCAGGCCAGCTATGGTTTTCCTCTGAATAAAATTTCTTGGCATGCTCCACTATCGCCTTCCCCAGCGGGTGCTCGCTGTTGACCTGAAAACAATGAAGTTTGAACAAAGGCATCTTCCAAAAACACAGACAAATATCTGCTATATAAAGACAACAAAAGTATATAGAGTTAGATAGCACACCTCTGCTGCTGCAACATAGTCATAGAATTCACGTAACACCATGTTTTTCAAGAGTCTGGTATTGACGACGATAGGCTTCCCAATCGTTAGTGTTCCTGTCTTGTCGAAAACAATGCAGTCCACCTGTAAAATGCCATACAAAATAATGTTCGTCAACAAATTTGAAGCACTGTGCAAACTGTCTTCAGTTGCGTAACAAATTTTAGACCTTCTGCGCACTCTCCAGAGCTTGCCCACCCTTGATCAGAACACCTTGTGAGGCACCAACTCCAGTTGCAACCATCACAGCAGTGGGAGTTGCGAGCCCTAGGGCGCAAGGACAGGCGATTACCATAACTGATATCCCAAACTGAAGAGCTAACTGAAAGCTATCCATGGAAGATGGTATCCACGAGCTAGGATAGCTATGGAACCTCCCAGCTAAGAACCATGAAAGCCAAGTGAGCAAAGAAAGAAAAATGACCTGCAAGCATGCAATAAATTGTTAAAAACACTGACAAAGATACACCGTCATTGGATTAACACAATGTAACTGAGATCATCACACAAGTAATGTAACTGAACTCACCAGGGGGACAAAGACTTTAGATATCTGATCAGCAAACTTCTGTACAGGAGCTTTTGCCATTTGTGCTGACTCTACTAGCCTTACGATCTGTGCCAGGGCACTCTCTGATCCAACAAATGTTGCCCGGACATGGAGCACACCATTCTCATTCACCGTCCCTCCAATCACCGTGTCACCCTTCTTCTTTGCCACAGGCCGTGATTCTCCGGTGATCATGCTTTCATTCACATGGCTCTGGCCCCAGATAACAAATCCATCAGAAGCAACTTTCCCACCTGGAATGACCTTAATCACATCATTTTTCTGAATCAACCGACCGTCGATCTCTTTCTCACTTGCAATATTCCCTTCGTGGTCGTACGTTAGCACAGTTGCAGTTGCTGGTGCAAGATCCATCAGCTTGGCAATAGCTTCAGAGGTCTTTCCTTTTGCCAATATCTCAAGGTACTTTCCAAGAATGATAAATGATATGAGCATGGAACTTGTCTCGAAAAAATCAGTTGCCATATAAGTCTCAGAAGTGGCAGCTCGGAGAACTGAGTAAACAGAGTAAAAGTAAGCTGTGTTGGTCCCTAGAGCAATGAGCACATCCATGTTTGGCGAGCCATGGCGGATCGCCTTGTAAGCACCGGTATAGAACTTGCGGCCAATTACAAACTGGACCGGTGTCGATAAAATCCAACGCAATAGCTCACCAATGCCCATCATGTTGATAACCTTTTTGTCCAATCCATCCTTCAGCACTGGGATGTACATGAACACCATGGAGGTTAGGAAGACTGGAACTGTGAACATTAAGCTCCAAAAGAAAGACTTTTTGTACCGATTTATTTCCACATTTCTATGCTGCTCTCTTCCATCGGCTTCCGGATATATTGATACAGCAATATGACCAGATGCAGCTGACTCGATGAATTCAATAAGGTCCCGGGGCCTGTCTGGTCAGGTTTGTATGAGATGGTGATCTTTTGGAGCTCAGTGTCAATTTTTATGTCTTCTACTCCAGGAAGAGCTTGAACAGAACTTTTCACTAGCGCTATTGTTCTCTCGTCAAGAATGCCATCCACTTTGAGGTCTATCCTGCTCCGATCTTCTCCTGTGGTGACCAGTATCGCTTCAAAGCCTGATTCTTCAACTGCGTGGACTAGCTGGGTAGCAGTAACAACCCTGCGATCATAACGGATTTCTGCCTCTTCAGTAGCCAATGCAACGGAAGCTCTCTGAACTCCTGGAATAACTTGCAAGGCAGATTCAACTGTACTTGTACAAGACGTGCAGGTCATTCCTTTTATGTGCAGCCTGCATACTAGAATGTTTTTTTCTTTAACCTCCTCGTCAATTAATTTAGCTCCAAATCCAGCATCTTCAATGGTTTCCCTAATTTTCTCCTCCTGCAAAAGAAGTCATCCATGAACTCCAGTATCCAAATAAAACGATGAAATAACATAGACACGGACTCTGTATGAGCATGAAGTGAAACTAATGGAAGAACATAAAAAAGTTTCAGGTGTAATACATAAAATTCATTAAACCAAATGAGCATGAAATTTTCACACAATTAGATTTTTCTGATCAGTTTAAACAGGTACGGCCTATATATCTGTGAATAATTGAAATTTTCAAACAATGCTGTTCGCAGGATATGTATTTTTTTTAGTATATATAGCTTTTTAAAAGGATCATTGGCGATAACACCCTTCTCAGTGGAGAAGGAAAGTACATGGTATATAAAGCAAGCAAGCAACGGAAATATTCAGGAGAAAGAATTGAGGATCAATGCGTAATGATAGTGCCAACAAATCCAGACCCTTAACCATCCGATCAGATGGCTGAGAGAGTCAAATCGCTGTGAGAGGCCCTAGCTAGGTGAGTTTTACGGTTACTTATAACTATCTAATGTCTAAATTGACCTTTCCGTGTAGTGAAGAATCATCGAGGTTGGCGTGTCTCAATCTCTTATTCGCTATACTTTATCACTAGATGGAACGGCTATATCCAATACACACTATCTTCTAGCTATTACTGATTAAAGTTACTAGATGCAGCAAGAAATGACATCAGCCAAATAATAGGTGACATCCAAAAAGAAAGTCTGAGAAAGCATCCATCATGTTGAAATAGGGATGAGTATTTTCAGATCCTAAATTTTTTATCAAATGAAGAATCTCTTGCCATTCAACTAGAAAGTGCACTTATACTGCAGGAAAATGACTTCCAGTAATAGAAAAAGTACCCCTATCGTTCCAACAAATCTCACAATACTGATGAAAAGGGGTAGGTACTTCTTGTTTTCAAAGATAACACTTCTTTCTCAAAAGATAATCCGAGATAACAATGGTGGGACAAGATTAGACCTCAAATGCTCCACTGATGTTAGAAAGTAAATTATGAGTTGAGAAACATGAGTGGCAAATTGTTCCAGAATAAGACAACATGTTCCAGCCTAAAAATTTAATAATCAGTTGACCATATGCTCAAGTCTGTTGGGTGGAACACCAAATTAAGAGATGAAAAAATGTCAAGCTACACAACAAAATGCACTGAACCAGGAAAAGGGATGAACTGTGCACCAGAGTACCAGACAGGGAGGCGTAAATTCAAAAAGGAGGATGTATCAGCACTCCGTTACAAACGTGAACCTCTGCAACTTTAATTCAACTGTCGTCCATATGACCATGATGCAACCAGGTTCTATTACTTCAGCAACAAAACAAAAACTTGAATACGCACCACAAATATTAGAAGAAAATTAAATTCAGCCAAGTATAACAAGGTTCACAAGTTCAAATAActgagtaaatttttttttttttggaatatgcCTAAGGCTAACAATCTACAGAGTACGCCATAAGCTTTAGTTCAAGAAACTTTGAAAGTCTGTTGTAGTATCAGGCCAATTGAAAATGGCTTTGGAAATATAAGTTTGTGTGCCATTTCTTTCTAGTTTCCGCCTAACAAGCAAACTTATCTGCACTTGTAGTTGAAAACTTGTAAACACGAACAATGAGTAGGAACCATCAATCTATCTTTTCCAAATCAAGCTTTATAATGAGCAAGTGTGCTTGCGCACGTCACAGTATTTACAACGGAGCATGTGATATCCCAAATGGACCTGTCGATGTTTTAAGGACACATAAAGTAGTTAGCACTTGTACATCAGAAGCAAAGTTGCCTACCTGTAACCTTCTAAACCACAAGAAAGCTAATAATGAAAATAAACTTTTGACAAACCCGTCTCCCCGTTTCAACATTTTTCGACTCAAAACGAAACAAATTAAGGCGACATGAAGCTCTAGACCACCTTTGGTTGTTCAGCACGAGTTCAGCAGTTGGAGGAGAGCGGGTGCACATATTTCTGACTTTTTTGTGAATTCACATATTTCTGAGATTAACGTGGTGCTTGGTGCACTCCCAGATTTTGCCTTCCACATTTGGAAAGCCAAAGTCGGGGCAATGAACTGAAAGTAGTTTCCCAGATGGACATCTACATTTTGCAGAAGAACATACTATAACTGTTGGGCACCATAGCAAACCTCTCAAACATTGATCGCCAAAGGGTGTGAGATTGGGTTCCCCCACAGGGAAGGCTTGTTCAGACATGCTACCTAAACCCCCCAAAGTGGTTGTACAGTTATACATTTGCCTCTATACTCCACATAAAGTTGCCAACGCTAGGAACAGCCACTTTAAATTTGTGAGATCGCGACGTCCTAAAAGCTAAACGCCCCATACGTGTATCGACTTCCAGGCATGAAAGGAGCAAATACGAGTGCCTTTACGTATAAGCACACACCACGCCTGACGGGATGAGCCGTTTGCACTCATCTCCAACTGCATGACAACGAACTATGTCCAAAGTTTTCGCTAAAAAACCCCTCGGGATAATCGTAGACACAAAGCATCTGAATCAGGGTTAGCAGGTGCATGCGAAGAACGGCCGGCGAGAAAACCAGGGTGCCCTGCTGCTCACCGAGACGAATGCCGGGTAGAAGGCGACCTGCGCGCGGCAGCcgaggacgtcgacggcggcgtcaTGGATGCCGTGGAGTCGCTTGACGGCCTTCTCCACCGAGCCGGCGCACGCGGCGCACGTCATGCCGGACACCTCGAACaccgccaccttctcctcctcctcggccgcccACGCCGCGGCCTCCAGATCGCCGGCGACCGCGGCCGCCTTGGTTCGCCGCGGCATGGACGGGTACCGCGGCCGAAGCACCAGGGGCCCGCTCGCctcggaggagccgccgccgcggaggCAGGCGAGGAAAAGAGACCGGGAGGCCGCCGCCATTGGCGGCGCGAGCTCCCCGCAGGTAGGGTACACGGGAGCGAGGGTTCCCGTGTATCGGAAATCCGATCGAGGTGTGGATCGCCGGAGCCGCCGGCGATGGTTTGGGAAGGCGTGGTTTGAGTGTGGTTTAAACATTGGCGGATTTATAGGGCAAGGAGCGCCGATCGCGTGGGCTTCTTTTTCCCGGGAACGACGAGATTGTGTGGGAGCGCCGTTAAAGCAAAGGGAGTGTGCCGGTAGTGGCTGCATCGTCGGACTAGAATATGCTACACGCCAGTAAACGTAGGCAGGTGGGGAATTCCGGTATGGCCGATTTTAGGTTGATTGATCATCAAACTGCAAACAGATGCAGTACTACATGTAGTACAACACCTTTCAGAGTGCAGAATAATAACAACTTGGCAACTCGTAAACAATGTTGATTATCGGTGCTACCTATCTAGCCTAAGTAGTTGTCGCAGATTTTGGGCAATATGTAGGCTAAAACTTATCTAGATTCATTAAAAGCCGAAGAAAGTATTAAATTTGGGCGGGTATAATTTGAATATCTTTTTACTACTATATAAATGTATTGGGTTTCATATCCATAGGAGAGGCTGGTTTCTACGTTGGCTCGCCAAGCCTATCATaaccttcctttttctttttttcttttttctttttttccttttttttcttttttatttatttctcctTGTTTTGGTTCTTTTTTcagttgggtttcatatctagcctaccccaattTACTTGGGAAAAAGGCTTATGATCAACAAAAACCTACGAAAAATATGGCATGATAGTGGAATTTGAATCGAACTAGCAATATGTAAATAGTTCCTTCTTCTTTTATGTACTGTACATGTAGGTGTAGGCGTGTAGCACCACACACTCATGCAAGTGCATCCTATTAAGACAAAGCCTAAAGGAAGTTCATACAATGACTTTGATCTAGCAACCTACCAACAACATAACTGAAAAAGGTACTCCCGTTTTGGGGTGGTGTTTTGGCTCGGAGGACCATATGCTCCCAAATGAACATTAAaatcttctaaaatattcctaAAGAATAAAAATAATAAAGTTATTCTAGAAAAAGTATGGTTGGTGCCTTCCATCCGGTGCCAAGTTTCATGAAAGTACATATGTCGTGCCATTATTggtgaaaagaaaggaaaaaaaagggtCTTCTCAAAAAGCAATTTTGGAAGCGGCAAATTTGTTATTTTCACAC includes these proteins:
- the LOC124669224 gene encoding LOW QUALITY PROTEIN: copper-transporting ATPase HMA5-like (The sequence of the model RefSeq protein was modified relative to this genomic sequence to represent the inferred CDS: inserted 1 base in 1 codon), which gives rise to MTCAACAGSVEKAVKRLHGIHDAAVDVLGCRAQVAFYPAFVSEEKIRETIEDAGFGAKLIDEEVKEKNILVCRLHIKGMTCTSCTSTVESALQVIPGVQRASVALATEEAEIRYDRRVVTATQLVHAVEESGFEAILVTTGEDRSRIDLKVDGILDERTIALVKSSVQALPGVEDIKIDTELQKITISYKPDQTGPXDLIEFIESAASGHIAVSIYPEADGREQHRNVEINRYKKSFFWSLMFTVPVFLTSMVFMYIPVLKDGLDKKVINMMGIGELLRWILSTPVQFVIGRKFYTGAYKAIRHGSPNMDVLIALGTNTAYFYSVYSVLRAATSETYMATDFFETSSMLISFIILGKYLEILAKGKTSEAIAKLMDLAPATATVLTYDHEGNIASEKEIDGRLIQKNDVIKVIPGGKVASDGFVIWGQSHVNESMITGESRPVAKKKGDTVIGGTVNENGVLHVRATFVGSESALAQIVRLVESAQMAKAPVQKFADQISKVFVPLVIFLSLLTWLSWFLAGRFHSYPSSWIPSSMDSFQLALQFGISVMVIACPCALGLATPTAVMVATGVGASQGVLIKGGQALESAQKVDCIVFDKTGTLTIGKPIVVNTRLLKNMVLREFYDYVAAAEVNSEHPLGKAIVEHAKKFYSEENHSWPEARDFLSVTGHGVKANISDKSVIVGNKSFMLSLGIDIPVEASEILMEEEDNAQTGIIVAMDQEVVGIIAVSDPIKPNAHEVISYLKSMKVECIMVTGDNWGTAKAIGREVGIENIMAEAKPEHKAEKVKELQLSGKTVGMVGDGINDSPALVAADVGMAIGAGTDVAIEAADIVLMKSNLEDVITAIDLSRKTFFRIRMNYVWALGYNIMGIPIAAGVLFPSTRFRLPPWVAGAAMAASSVSVVCWSLLLRYYKRPLVIQERQT